From Daucus carota subsp. sativus chromosome 6, DH1 v3.0, whole genome shotgun sequence:
atctacatcattataattcgaataaaagctattaaaatgaaaactaatattcaactcaaaattcgGAAATTACCAAACCAAATTTTGATAGTATAGATGGATAGAGGATTGAAAAACGAGCAATTTGATTACTCAAACTTCAAATTTGGATACCGGAATCACTTATCTTTGATTCTCATGAACTTAAGAAAAACTAACAACGTCAAATCAGATTTAACGGAAGgacccaaataaaaaaaaatcaagagttgaattaTTTATGAATTGACTATGTAAATGTTCTCGTCAAATGTCAACACTTTTTTGTGTGTTTTCAAGGCCAACACTGCCTTGGTCTGCTACTGGGGAGTGAGAAAAGGGTTTTTGTAAGGTTTGGTTTCACTtgaaaatagataataaaaacatCAATTTCTCGTCTCCAGGTGTTTGGTTTTTTTGTTTGAGGAATCCTGTATGAAAGCTCCTGATTATTATCTGTCTTAATTTGGTTGAAAGCTCTGATAATCTATCTTAATTTAGTTGCTCTCCGGTTCAGCCATTATGGAAATAGATTAACTGAGCTAAAAAGATGTAATTGTTACTCTTCTAAAATAATCTCAACCTGTATTTACACAACACACATCAATCGTCCCGACTGTACAAATTGTTACACAACCTCTGAGAACAATAGTGTGTATTCTAGTTTCTAACTAGCTCACCTACTTGCATTTTATTTCTTCCAGGTATACAACTTGTATTGTGATACCATCTGGTGCACAATTTGTATCACATTTAAACACTTTGCTGCTCAACATTATTAACATCTATGTTTGGTTCCAGGCTGCCAATTCAATGCCCATTGAGTCTTGTGCTCTTTCAGAGGATGCAGATTCCTCTGTCGTGTCGCTTCGACTGAGAAATGATGAGGTCCATCTACCAATTCTCCTTCTTAATAGTATTCCCTGAGTGAAGCTCAAGATCAGAGGACTCGTCGTAAGAAGACGTGCAACTGAGATCAATAAGGCCACAGCAGATATGCAGCCCGAAATTATTAATAGGCCAGAGAAGGCCTCTGGGCCTAAACTTGTATCACCTGAGGATATATCTATTGATGATGAGTTGCAATTGGAAGCGGAAAGCATATGTTTTTCCAATTCAAGTATCTTTCCGCTCTCTGTTACTTTGAGAATTGCCTCTGAAATGTCATTAACTAAGGGTGAACCCTTGCGAAAAACAAAGCCAAAGCCGCCAAGTTTGTAGCTAGGCCCAGCCGTGGTATAGCCTTGGCAATATATTGCGAGGAACACTTTGGCGTGTGGAGCAACAAAATAAGCTGCTCTAATTTCTCCCTTTTCAAAGGCTTCTGGGTAGTCCCTGATTgaattaatctttttaatattcTCTGGCTTGAAGTGTAGAACGTTGATCAGATATTGAACGATGAAAGAGTTTCCATTACATCCAACAGCTGCATTAGTCCTCTGGAGATACTCGATACTAACAAGAGATGGTTGGATTCTCTGGACAGTGATAATAGACGTAAGACTTGCAGTGAAACATACCGTCACCACGACAATAACAAATAACCATGTTGCCAACACAAATCGAGACAAATTGCTTCTAATTGATTCTCCTGCAACATTTTTTTCAGGTTAAATGCTAAGTACTTGAATGAGAGTTACTTTAAAGTGAAAATACTAACTTTGCGCGAAGGACAGAACCGTGACTGAGAACCAAAGCATTTTGCCAACATGGTGAGACACGGATGAGCTTTCAAAGTCTGGATTGCTCTCGACATTCTCAGTCAACCAGACGACAAATCCTGTATATAAGCTCATTACTGCCATCAGAAGCCACATTTTCATAGTAAAGGCGCGCAAGAACATGAAACTTTCCTTTGTGGAATCTGGTTTGACAGTCACTACCATGACCAGTCCAGATTCCATGTATGGTTGGGAAAATCCCGCAATTTTGTATCGATCTGCCATTATTTCTGTATCACCAACAGCTGCATCCAAGCGCTTGATCACAAATCAAGTTCACCATACAAGATTaaatagagaaaaaaaaaaagagagcatCAGCAAACATCTTGCTACATCATACATGAAGTGTTAATTTAACCGTTTTGGTAAAATCTGTCAAAGAACTTGTACCTTATTATAAACATCAGCCACCATATCATCATATGAGCCATAGTAGGGAACAAATACATATGAGAAGTTATAGGAAAGTTGTTTAACCACAGCTTCGAAAACTTCAATTGAAAATCCAGCCACATTCGTCTCATTTTGATTCTGATCATACCTCACATTCACAAACTGATTAAAAGCACCCCTAGCAGGAACTCCGATCTTCATTGGTTTCTCTTTGTTACCTAAAAACCATCCTTCCGGAACCGTCTGTTCCCCACCAGGCCAATAAACTGAACCTAATTCTCCCACTAATCCATTTCCAATTCTCATATCCCTTCCTTTCTCCTCATTGAAATTAACTGAGAAACCAAACTCTGGTGACCAGGTTGCTATCTCTCTATAGCTTTTACCGATCACATTCATAACTCGGAATGTGGGTGGTTCTTCCAGTTTCCCATTGTTAAAGCTTATCTTTCCACTAAGGCCATTAAAATTGCTAGATAAAATGTTCTCAAACAAGATTTTTGATCCCTTCATTCCTTCTGCAGTTGCCATGGCATTGGCAATCATCCAAGTTGCATCATATGCTCGTAACGCATTGATGCTGGGATTAAAATGCTCTTCTTCAGGATACTCTGATATGTACTTTTTTCGGAACCTATGCTTAAACTCTTCAAATGAATCACTAGTGTCCACAAAGTTTGATTTGAAACCAATCACACCTTGCATGTTAGATATCACAGGCTGCCCTATTGAATCAAGTTGACTGGAAAGATCATCTGAAATGATCCAAACATAGCCTTTTCCCATCATTCCCATCTGGTTTGCTCTCTCAAAAAGCAGGATAGCAAACTCTAGTGAAGACTTTAGTATCACAAAGACCCTATTGTTTAGGCTTTTCAGCTTCAGTAGCTCATTGCTAATAAATGCGGCTGAATTCTTAAGAGAAGATACAGGAGGAAAAGTAAAGTGATGTTCAATCGTCGACTCAACATTCTGAAGAGACTCGGATAGTTCTGTGATCATAAGATCAGTTTCAGTGGAGAAAGCATTCCTTTGCTCATATATAGTTGTCAACTTTCTCCACTTAAAGTGTCCTACTAATGCAGCAATGCATCGCACATGGATTCGGATATCATGGCTCATTTGGATCAAATGCGGAGGCTCTGCTGGTGACAGACGCGGGGATATGGCAGTTGGAGGCAGAGAAATAACAGTGGTGCCATTGTTAAATCCCGAGACTAGGGAAGCTTCTTCCAAGGTCAATACTCCCAGGATCACTTGAACTTGTTTTTCTTCAACCAATTTTATCACTGCAAAAATATAGATAACAAATTAAATGTTATTTCAAAGCCTGAGCTAATAAACCAAGACTTTCTTGTATTGTATGAAGTCAAATTGTCCCAGTTTAAGCCTCCACttcctttaaaaaattatttagaaatgaAAACTTTGAATATTCCCTCACGTCTTAATCAAAAAGTCAACAGTACTAGTGAATTTTAAAACCGTGTTTGTTGGCAGACTACAATATTTTTAGTTGCTAAGAAAACTCAAAACATTAGGAAAAATCATCGCATTCTGAAGTGTGATGCTGAATTTATAGATGAACTTGCACCTGAAAACTTCTAGCATAAAAATCTTACACAAATGGTGGGAAAGAAATTACTGATTTTTAACATGATATCATCAGCTGTTCGCGCATACTTATTTATCAACTAATCCTGAAGAACAAAAGTTCCGGTATGCATTTATAAGCTGGTTACATTACCATCAGAAGCAGTGTGGACGAAGTTTCCATGCAAATCTTTGAGATGGATGGGCAGATTATAGCAAGTTGAGCTATAAAAATCTTGGACAGCCAGCTCCATAGCTATTTTTTGCTCTTTACCAACCCTTGAGCTCAGATCAAGCACTCCACCTATGCCGCCAAGAGTTACAAGATTGTTCATTGAGCAATTTTGATTCAATTCCATGTAAATTGTAGCTGTGGTTGATTTTGTCAGCAAGAGAAAGCACATGAAGCAAGAAAAGATTAGAAGAGACATCTCTGTATTCAAAGGATACTAATCTTGATGAATATGAAAAGGGTGGCTTGATTAATGTATATAATGTAGGACTGGGTAGTGATGTTCCATTCCAGAATGGACTTAGATTTtgtgatttattattaaataatgtatGTGTTGCTTCTTCCTTGCCACTTGCAAATTGACTGAGTAATCCCAATTCCTCTAAATCAGGCATCAGCATGCTAATATTAcatttatatacatgtatatgaaaataattatgtaaaagcactttttttttttttggaaaacaTGTAAAAGTACTTTTGTTCATGTCAGTTGCACAACAAAATAAAGACTTTATATAAGCTGGAATGAAGTAAATATGCAAGTTTAtttgttagagcaagtccaacaattgCTAGAATATCCTAGCAAgtgccttataaatataataaaaaatagtgtcaTAGTGATTTATGACATCATTATGATGtatgaactccaacaacatgccttataattatgctttttaattaaactaataatttatttgaattggtGTCGGAGGGAAATGAAAAAGTAAGAGCACAGAGATGTAGTGGAATGGAgggaagttaatattttattgagaaAATTGGTCTAGGACATGCATAGTAGTGCTCTAAAAATGAGGCATTTGTtgaatgtcctagtgatttaactatatgtttagctcgttttttgtttcataatcaggttgtaattgacagttcggTGGTTTGTCTCGGCTGGATTTCagtaatatattaaattcttcgcttttcgtaaaaaaaaaaacattgttgGAAAAtaccttaaattttgatttagcacatcaatttaggacactcttggacttgctatTAGACACTACAAAAGACTATTTTAACTGCATTTTTTGCCTTTGTAGTAAATtaacaattattaaatatataattaacccAAGTGACTTCAAGTAGTTGGGTTGTATGGCATAGCAAAATTAAACAagataagaaaaacaaaaaggaacactaattattttcaactagttgagaagccgcgcgttgcggcggcctataaaaattatattaatgattcaatattaatatttgtagaattattatattaatatttgtagaatgcaataattttgtggctgtttataaaaagtatattaatgactaagaattaatatttgtaggtcttgatgtaataccaatactaatatataaaatggaaaaattggactataattcatgttgaaataataaaaataaatttatacatgtaattaacaatttagagcacgacgaatcttaattttatttgtgtttttttttaaagtaatcatgtgtttagattaaaaaatactgtatgaacagttttcacttaaaagttgcctGAACgaagcaaacagataatgcatgaataattttttcctgcgTACAAAGtaagtcatataaaaattaacaataacaaacatgtccgatgaacaaaataaatattataaaagaataaccaacaaacatatacatcactaatagttaatttattgatatcatccatcaatatcatgtcaaggcTATATTCTTCTtccgtatttggatttgtcgactcccacatagcattttataactacctttgcttgcaacaacttttattattttttaaataccgtataaacaaccttcacttatcgttgcaaaagaacggcaccaccaagttagaaatcgagcaagagaactgcTAAGCCTACTTGGGTGTTGAGTATTTACTTGTAAGAACTTTATTCTTTGCACTGGATAGTTGCCACTTTGTAAAAAAATCCAGTAGTATGTTTTGATCAATCCTTTTTTCTGTGTTTAAGGTGGAGACCATCTATTCCTAATCTCCAATGGAAATCAAAAAAATCAATCCATTTAAAGTCCTCGACTAATTGGATCACTTCTTTGGTATTGGAAACCTCCTTATCTTCTTTTAGCAGCAGAAAATTCATTCCTCTTTGCTgctcaccagagagaggtagggttgtggtattgagagaaaAAAGTTGCTGCTCatcagagagaggtagggttgtggtattgagagaaaaaaattgtgtttggatgatccaaaatcctacaacCTATGAGGGTATTTATAAGTGCAAAGAAAcctgtgtgctactctttcccataattaaataatctgaaacaaaattagattaaaactttcaagatgttatattccataaataatctgaaacaaaatt
This genomic window contains:
- the LOC108227059 gene encoding glutamate receptor 2.7 yields the protein MSLLIFSCFMCFLLLTKSTTATIYMELNQNCSMNNLVTLGGIGGVLDLSSRVGKEQKIAMELAVQDFYSSTCYNLPIHLKDLHGNFVHTASDVIKLVEEKQVQVILGVLTLEEASLVSGFNNGTTVISLPPTAISPRLSPAEPPHLIQMSHDIRIHVRCIAALVGHFKWRKLTTIYEQRNAFSTETDLMITELSESLQNVESTIEHHFTFPPVSSLKNSAAFISNELLKLKSLNNRVFVILKSSLEFAILLFERANQMGMMGKGYVWIISDDLSSQLDSIGQPVISNMQGVIGFKSNFVDTSDSFEEFKHRFRKKYISEYPEEEHFNPSINALRAYDATWMIANAMATAEGMKGSKILFENILSSNFNGLSGKISFNNGKLEEPPTFRVMNVIGKSYREIATWSPEFGFSVNFNEEKGRDMRIGNGLVGELGSVYWPGGEQTVPEGWFLGNKEKPMKIGVPARGAFNQFVNVRYDQNQNETNVAGFSIEVFEAVVKQLSYNFSYVFVPYYGSYDDMVADVYNKRLDAAVGDTEIMADRYKIAGFSQPYMESGLVMVVTVKPDSTKESFMFLRAFTMKMWLLMAVMSLYTGFVVWLTENVESNPDFESSSVSHHVGKMLWFSVTVLSFAQRESIRSNLSRFVLATWLFVIVVVTVCFTASLTSIITVQRIQPSLVSIEYLQRTNAAVGCNGNSFIVQYLINVLHFKPENIKKINSIRDYPEAFEKGEIRAAYFVAPHAKVFLAIYCQGYTTAGPSYKLGGFGFVFRKGSPLVNDISEAILKVTESGKILELEKHMLSASNCNSSSIDISSGDTSLGPEAFSGLLIISGCISAVALLISVARLLTTSPLILSFTQGILLRRRIGRWTSSFLSRSDTTEESASSERAQDSMGIELAAWNQT